A window of Polaribacter litorisediminis contains these coding sequences:
- the scpA gene encoding methylmalonyl-CoA mutase — translation MSRKSFENIKLKSATKEPKKAFKHEDFVAGIAPNLRGPYSTMYVRRPWTIRQYAGFSTAEESNAFYRRNLEAGQKGLSVAFDLATHRGYDSDHERVQGDVGKAGVAIDSVEDMKVLFDQIPLDKMSVSMTMNGAVLPILAFYIVAAEEQGVAAEQLSGTIQNDILKEFMVRNTYIYPPAPSMKIIADIFEYTSENMPKFNSISISGYHMQEAGATAEIELAYTLADGLEYIKKGIEAGMDIDTFAPRLSFFWAIGMDHFAEIAKMRAARMLWAKIVKQFNPKNPKSLALRTHCQTSGWSLTEQDPFNNVARTTIEAMAAAFGGTQSLHTNALDEAIALPTEFSARIARNTQIYLQEETYITKTVDPWAGSYHVEQLTEDIANKAWQLMNEVAELGGMTKAIEKGIPKMRIEEAAAKKQAKIDSGRDVIVGVNKYQLKQEDPLHILEVDNEAVRKSQIERLEKLKSERNHQEVKKCLVALTNAAKSGKENLLSLAVKAAKNRATLGEISDALEVVFDRHKAVHKTISGVYSKEIKDDKLFKKAAELADKFAELEGRRPRIMIAKLGQDGHDRGAKVVATGYADLGFDVDIGPLFQTPQEATKQAVENDVHILGISSLAAGHKTLVPQVVAELKKHGREDIMVIVGGVIPAQDYQYLFDAGAVGIYGPGTKIAQAAIELITILIDSVVE, via the coding sequence ATGTCTAGAAAATCCTTTGAAAATATCAAACTTAAAAGCGCTACAAAAGAGCCCAAAAAAGCCTTTAAACATGAAGACTTTGTAGCAGGAATTGCCCCAAATTTAAGAGGTCCCTATTCTACAATGTATGTGAGAAGACCTTGGACAATTCGGCAATATGCCGGTTTTTCTACCGCTGAAGAAAGTAACGCTTTTTATAGAAGAAATTTAGAAGCAGGCCAAAAAGGATTGTCTGTTGCTTTTGATTTAGCAACGCACCGAGGCTATGATTCTGATCATGAACGTGTGCAAGGAGATGTTGGTAAAGCAGGGGTTGCTATCGATTCCGTAGAAGACATGAAAGTTTTGTTTGACCAAATTCCTCTTGATAAAATGTCGGTTTCTATGACCATGAATGGTGCCGTTTTACCCATTTTAGCCTTTTATATTGTGGCAGCAGAAGAACAAGGCGTTGCTGCTGAACAACTATCAGGAACGATTCAAAATGATATTTTGAAGGAATTCATGGTGCGGAACACCTACATCTATCCTCCTGCCCCATCGATGAAAATTATTGCAGATATTTTTGAGTATACTAGTGAAAATATGCCGAAATTTAATTCGATTTCTATTTCTGGATATCACATGCAAGAAGCAGGAGCTACGGCAGAAATTGAATTGGCATATACGCTTGCCGACGGTCTGGAATACATAAAAAAAGGAATTGAGGCAGGCATGGATATTGATACTTTTGCACCAAGATTATCTTTCTTTTGGGCTATTGGCATGGATCATTTTGCAGAAATTGCTAAAATGCGTGCTGCCAGAATGTTGTGGGCAAAAATAGTAAAACAATTCAACCCCAAAAACCCCAAATCTTTAGCGTTAAGAACACATTGTCAAACTAGTGGTTGGTCTTTAACAGAACAAGATCCGTTTAATAATGTAGCAAGAACCACCATAGAAGCTATGGCTGCGGCTTTTGGCGGTACTCAAAGTTTACACACCAATGCCCTAGACGAAGCGATTGCTTTGCCCACTGAATTCTCAGCAAGAATTGCGCGAAATACACAAATATATTTACAGGAAGAAACATACATTACGAAAACTGTAGATCCTTGGGCGGGAAGTTATCATGTAGAGCAATTAACCGAAGATATTGCCAACAAAGCATGGCAATTAATGAATGAAGTTGCTGAATTAGGAGGCATGACCAAAGCCATTGAAAAAGGGATTCCGAAAATGAGAATTGAGGAAGCTGCAGCTAAAAAACAAGCAAAAATTGATAGCGGAAGAGATGTCATTGTTGGCGTAAACAAATACCAACTAAAACAAGAAGATCCGTTACATATTTTAGAAGTGGATAATGAAGCGGTTAGAAAATCGCAAATTGAAAGATTAGAGAAGCTAAAATCTGAAAGAAATCATCAAGAAGTTAAAAAATGTTTAGTAGCTTTAACCAATGCTGCAAAATCTGGCAAAGAAAATCTTTTAAGTTTAGCGGTAAAAGCTGCGAAAAACAGAGCTACTTTAGGTGAAATTTCTGATGCTCTTGAAGTTGTATTTGACAGACACAAAGCAGTGCATAAAACCATTTCTGGCGTGTATAGTAAAGAAATTAAAGACGATAAATTATTTAAAAAAGCAGCAGAATTAGCAGATAAATTTGCTGAATTAGAAGGCAGGCGTCCAAGAATTATGATTGCCAAATTAGGTCAAGATGGTCATGATCGAGGGGCTAAAGTAGTTGCTACAGGGTATGCCGATTTAGGTTTTGATGTGGATATTGGGCCTCTTTTTCAAACACCACAAGAAGCCACCAAACAGGCTGTAGAAAATGATGTGCATATTTTAGGGATTTCTTCATTGGCAGCAGGTCATAAAACGTTAGTTCCGCAAGTAGTTGCAGAGCTAAAAAAACATGGTCGAGAAGATATTATGGTGATTGTAGGTGGCGTAATTCCTGCGCAAGATTATCAATATTTATTCGATGCTGGAGCTGTGGGTATTTATGGACCCGGAACAAAAATTGCGCAAGCCGCCATTGAATTGATTACTATTTTGATTGATAGTGTTGTGGAGTAA
- a CDS encoding ATP-binding protein, whose product MLNLIPTVKIIERLRYENPWWITKEIPNTYSSMSKRLYFDLFYPFVIERSINRALVLMGPRRVGKTIMLFHCIENLLEEGTNPHKLFFIGIDNPIYVHLSLEDILTLCKDSLNLENLDDCYVFFDEIQYLKDWERHLKVLVDSYPNTKFIVSGSAAAALKWHSTESGAGRFTDFLLPPLTFQEYIHLKKLDHLIFEGDIQYGNKDIKYCLTHDTKALNKEFVHYLNFGGYPEVVLSEKIQGDMGRYVKSDIVDKVLLRDLPSLYGIKDVQELNRFFTYIAYNTGNEFSYETMSRESGIQKDTLKKYLEYLEAAFLIKVLNKVGVNAKRLKRITSFKVYLTNPSLRTALFSPISETDQEMGNMVETAILSQWMHLEELDLTYARWKDGRNEGEVDLVLVDDKSYKPVWGVEIKWSNRYFDKPQELKSLIKFCETNKFESAVVTSIDQLGMKEILGLKFTFIPSSIYAYNIGEITLKMKNKN is encoded by the coding sequence ATGTTAAACCTTATTCCGACAGTAAAAATCATTGAACGTCTTCGCTATGAAAATCCGTGGTGGATCACCAAAGAGATTCCGAATACATACAGCTCCATGTCTAAGAGGTTATATTTTGATCTGTTTTATCCATTTGTAATTGAAAGGAGTATAAACAGAGCTTTAGTCCTGATGGGACCTAGAAGGGTAGGAAAAACAATCATGTTATTTCATTGTATTGAAAACTTACTAGAAGAAGGAACAAATCCTCATAAACTATTCTTTATAGGGATTGACAACCCAATCTATGTTCATTTAAGTTTGGAGGATATTTTAACGCTCTGCAAAGATTCTTTGAACCTTGAAAATCTTGATGATTGTTATGTCTTTTTTGATGAAATACAATACTTGAAAGACTGGGAAAGGCACTTAAAAGTATTGGTTGACTCCTATCCTAACACCAAATTCATTGTTTCTGGCTCGGCAGCCGCAGCTTTAAAATGGCATAGTACGGAAAGTGGAGCTGGCAGATTTACTGATTTCCTTTTACCCCCATTGACATTTCAAGAATATATTCATTTAAAAAAATTAGATCATTTAATTTTTGAAGGTGATATTCAATACGGAAATAAGGATATAAAATATTGTCTAACTCACGATACAAAAGCATTGAATAAAGAATTCGTCCATTATTTAAATTTTGGAGGATATCCAGAGGTTGTTTTGTCAGAAAAAATACAAGGCGATATGGGTAGATATGTAAAAAGCGATATTGTAGACAAAGTTCTACTTAGAGACTTACCAAGCTTGTACGGAATCAAAGATGTACAAGAATTAAACAGATTTTTTACCTATATCGCGTATAATACTGGCAATGAATTTTCATACGAGACAATGTCTAGAGAAAGTGGTATTCAAAAAGATACGTTAAAAAAATACTTAGAATACTTAGAAGCTGCTTTTCTGATTAAGGTGTTAAACAAGGTCGGAGTGAATGCAAAAAGATTAAAAAGAATCACAAGTTTCAAAGTATATCTTACAAATCCTTCTCTACGTACTGCGCTATTTTCTCCAATAAGTGAAACAGACCAAGAAATGGGAAACATGGTGGAAACAGCTATTCTTTCACAATGGATGCATCTGGAGGAATTAGATTTAACCTATGCTAGATGGAAAGATGGTAGAAATGAAGGTGAAGTAGATCTTGTTTTAGTAGATGACAAAAGTTATAAGCCTGTTTGGGGAGTAGAAATAAAATGGAGTAATCGATATTTTGATAAACCTCAAGAATTGAAAAGTTTGATTAAATTTTGCGAAACGAATAAATTTGAATCAGCTGTTGTTACTTCAATTGATCAATTAGGAATGAAAGAAATACTAGGGTTAAAATTTACTTTTATACCTTCTTCAATCTATGCTTACAATATTGGAGAAATTACCCTAAAAATGAAAAATAAAAACTAA
- a CDS encoding amidohydrolase codes for MKNILIKKLSLVLLFFVVCNVQSQKLSKNKKALIQSVEKHKQALIKISDAIWSAAETAFEETKSAEILASYAEKQGFTLERGVANIPTAFVATYGSGAPVISVLGEFDALPSLSQDTKPTKSPLKEGNPGHGCGHNLFGAGSLGAAIAIKELIEAGKIKGTVKFFGTPSEEKFFGKIWMVEAGLWDDVDVNISWHPFAVTEADVQSTLALVDFKVEFFGQASHAAADPWNGRSASDALELYTSGINYYREHVKPTVRMHYHIQDGGQVVNVVPDYSRLWVRVRDTKREGLMPVYERVMKMAEGAAIMANVDHKVSLISGIYEVLVNREGGKILQENLELLGPITYSEDEIAFGKKIQEATQKPLIGMDSKITSLKETSENPGGGSTDVGDVSWNVPNINLKVTVAPKDTPWHSWAVVACGGMSIGHKGMIYSSKAMSMTMLDLFENPDLVQKVKDEYKERKGNVVYKPIIPEGLPPIPTQKK; via the coding sequence ATGAAAAACATTCTCATTAAAAAGCTATCGCTAGTATTGTTATTTTTTGTCGTTTGTAATGTACAAAGTCAAAAACTTTCCAAAAACAAAAAAGCATTAATCCAATCCGTAGAAAAGCACAAACAAGCTCTTATTAAAATTAGTGATGCTATTTGGAGTGCTGCAGAAACCGCGTTTGAAGAAACAAAATCCGCAGAAATACTAGCCAGCTATGCAGAAAAACAAGGTTTTACGTTAGAAAGAGGCGTTGCAAATATCCCCACTGCTTTTGTAGCAACGTATGGTTCTGGTGCTCCTGTAATAAGTGTTCTTGGTGAATTTGATGCTTTGCCAAGTCTTTCTCAAGATACAAAACCCACAAAATCTCCACTCAAAGAAGGAAATCCTGGTCATGGTTGTGGACATAATTTATTTGGTGCTGGTAGTTTGGGTGCTGCTATAGCGATTAAAGAGTTAATTGAAGCTGGAAAAATAAAAGGAACTGTCAAGTTTTTTGGAACACCATCCGAAGAAAAATTCTTTGGTAAAATTTGGATGGTTGAAGCGGGACTTTGGGATGATGTTGATGTAAATATAAGCTGGCATCCTTTTGCAGTTACAGAAGCGGATGTACAAAGTACTTTAGCCTTAGTTGATTTTAAAGTCGAGTTTTTTGGTCAAGCTTCTCATGCGGCTGCAGATCCATGGAATGGTAGATCTGCTTCTGATGCTTTAGAATTATATACTTCAGGAATTAACTATTACAGAGAACACGTAAAACCGACGGTTAGAATGCATTACCACATTCAAGATGGAGGTCAAGTAGTAAATGTAGTTCCAGATTATTCAAGATTATGGGTAAGGGTAAGAGACACCAAACGTGAGGGTTTAATGCCTGTATATGAACGCGTCATGAAAATGGCGGAAGGAGCTGCAATCATGGCAAATGTTGATCATAAAGTATCATTAATTTCAGGAATTTATGAAGTTTTGGTAAATCGTGAAGGAGGAAAAATATTGCAAGAAAACTTAGAATTATTAGGTCCTATTACTTATTCTGAAGATGAAATTGCGTTTGGTAAAAAGATTCAAGAAGCTACCCAAAAACCATTAATTGGTATGGACAGTAAAATTACTTCTCTAAAAGAAACTTCAGAAAATCCTGGTGGAGGCTCTACAGATGTTGGTGATGTAAGTTGGAATGTACCCAACATCAACCTAAAAGTTACCGTTGCTCCAAAAGATACACCTTGGCATTCTTGGGCTGTTGTAGCTTGTGGTGGCATGAGTATTGGTCATAAAGGGATGATATACTCATCAAAAGCAATGTCTATGACCATGTTAGATTTATTTGAAAATCCTGATTTAGTTCAGAAAGTAAAAGATGAATATAAAGAACGTAAAGGAAATGTTGTGTATAAGCCTATTATTCCTGAAGGTTTGCCTCCAATTCCTACCCAAAAGAAATAA
- the ccsA gene encoding cytochrome c biogenesis protein CcsA, producing the protein MKKLFNFLYSTRLMAVLFILFAAAMGVATFIENDYGTQTSKALVYNSWWFEAIMVFFVINFVGNIFRYRLHKKEKWPVLMFHLSFIFIILGAAVTRYMGYEGIMLINEGETTNTFLSETTYVNVIVDNNELQKTKHEPILLSAWGTNSWSYADNFKGKEYKVELVDYIPWAEKKLVEDKNGVEYLFLVESSSGNRHEHYIKAGTVENIHNILVGYETTDQNASINIFKRNGSLKILAKSQGSFQVMATQEKGSLAKDSIQDFKLRSLYNVAGLPFVVPQYPSKGIMKTMSGPKDDQKLDVIVLDITTQGETKKVELTGGKFNSDNAKEFTVDGLNFRMWYGAKTLNAPFSIKLNDFQLEKYPGSESAASFASEITVIDGEEKFDYRIFMNHILDHKGYKFFQASYDLSGEVEQTHLSVNHDWWGTFITYLGYSLLYTGMITIFFAKYTRFDALKNSLRKIRKKKRSLSILAAIAMSSLIYGQDANHDHSDPNHTHETTETQNKQQNNNHTEIRITDRQIDSILKSNLVSLEHAESFNKLVIQDGGGRMKPAHTFASELVRKVSQTETLHDMKPSQVLLSIIENPRLWYEVPAVYLEKKNTQIRKELGLPETAKYARLSDFFTDRAAYKIREQVAEAQKKNVKNNFEKDLIKIDRRVGLLYSAIAGGILKIYPIPNDDNNTWVSQPETLMTTGFKAQDSIFVRKSLPLYVQLLQTAKRTNDYTKADQILEGIKKYQKQFGAEVYPTDKQIALEIAYNKYNVFTKLVRYYGFASLLLIVFVITQIFSTKKWIHYVVKTLIGLVIGLFILHTLGLISRWYISGNAPWSNAYESIIYVGWATMLFGFYLGRKSALTIAATTFVTSIILFTASMNWLDPEIANLQPVLNSWWLMVHVSIIVASYGPLTLGMILGIFALFLILFTTEKNKNKMDINIKEITIINEMAVTVGLVMLTIGNFLGGMWANESWGRYWGWDPKETWALISIMIYAFVLHMRLIPGLRGRYTFNLWTIIAYFSIMMTYFGVNFYLSGLHSYASGDKVITPSAVYYSIAFVAILGTFSWIKFKKYYKK; encoded by the coding sequence ATGAAAAAATTATTTAATTTCCTATATTCAACTCGTTTAATGGCCGTATTATTTATTCTTTTTGCAGCAGCAATGGGGGTGGCAACTTTTATAGAAAATGATTATGGTACACAAACTTCGAAAGCTTTAGTGTATAACTCCTGGTGGTTTGAAGCAATTATGGTTTTTTTCGTCATTAATTTTGTTGGAAATATCTTTAGATATCGCCTGCATAAAAAAGAGAAATGGCCTGTTTTAATGTTCCATTTATCGTTTATATTTATTATCCTCGGTGCCGCAGTAACCAGATATATGGGATATGAAGGGATTATGTTAATTAATGAAGGAGAGACCACAAATACCTTTTTATCGGAAACAACTTATGTAAATGTTATTGTTGATAATAATGAGCTTCAAAAAACCAAACATGAACCTATTTTATTAAGTGCTTGGGGTACAAACTCTTGGTCTTATGCTGATAATTTTAAAGGAAAAGAATATAAGGTTGAATTGGTAGATTATATTCCGTGGGCAGAGAAAAAATTAGTTGAAGATAAAAATGGTGTTGAATATTTATTTCTAGTAGAATCCTCAAGTGGGAATCGACATGAGCACTATATTAAAGCGGGAACTGTAGAGAATATTCACAATATTTTAGTAGGCTATGAAACTACAGACCAAAATGCATCGATTAATATTTTTAAACGAAATGGTTCTTTAAAAATTTTAGCAAAATCTCAAGGTAGTTTTCAAGTCATGGCAACGCAAGAAAAAGGTTCATTGGCAAAAGATAGCATTCAGGATTTTAAATTGCGTTCTTTATACAATGTTGCCGGATTACCTTTTGTAGTGCCTCAATATCCTAGTAAAGGAATTATGAAAACCATGAGTGGCCCCAAAGATGACCAGAAATTAGATGTGATTGTTTTGGATATCACTACCCAGGGTGAAACCAAAAAAGTGGAGCTGACCGGAGGGAAATTCAATAGTGATAATGCCAAAGAATTTACCGTTGATGGATTGAATTTTAGAATGTGGTATGGTGCTAAAACGCTAAACGCACCTTTTAGCATAAAGCTAAACGATTTTCAGTTAGAAAAATATCCTGGATCAGAAAGCGCTGCATCTTTTGCCAGTGAAATTACAGTAATTGATGGAGAAGAAAAGTTTGACTATCGAATTTTTATGAATCATATTTTAGATCATAAAGGCTATAAATTTTTTCAGGCAAGTTATGATTTATCTGGTGAAGTAGAACAAACGCACCTTTCTGTAAACCACGATTGGTGGGGAACTTTTATTACGTACTTAGGCTATTCTCTTTTATATACAGGGATGATTACCATCTTTTTTGCAAAATATACACGTTTTGATGCGCTCAAAAATTCATTAAGAAAAATCAGAAAAAAGAAACGAAGCCTGTCTATTTTAGCAGCTATCGCTATGTCTTCTTTGATTTATGGGCAAGATGCTAATCACGACCATAGTGATCCTAATCACACACATGAAACTACTGAAACTCAAAATAAGCAACAAAATAACAACCACACAGAAATAAGAATTACAGACCGCCAAATAGATTCTATTTTAAAATCAAATTTAGTTTCTTTAGAACACGCAGAAAGTTTTAACAAACTAGTGATTCAAGATGGTGGTGGTCGTATGAAACCTGCCCACACTTTTGCATCAGAATTGGTAAGAAAAGTAAGTCAGACAGAAACCTTACACGACATGAAACCTAGTCAGGTTTTATTATCAATCATAGAAAACCCAAGACTTTGGTATGAAGTACCAGCTGTTTATTTAGAGAAAAAAAACACACAAATAAGAAAAGAATTAGGGCTGCCAGAAACGGCAAAATATGCTCGTTTGTCAGATTTTTTCACAGACAGAGCTGCTTATAAAATAAGAGAACAAGTTGCTGAAGCTCAAAAGAAAAACGTTAAAAATAATTTTGAAAAAGATTTGATTAAAATCGACAGACGTGTTGGTTTATTGTATAGTGCTATTGCGGGCGGAATTTTAAAAATTTATCCCATTCCGAATGATGATAATAATACTTGGGTTTCACAACCAGAAACCTTAATGACAACAGGTTTTAAAGCACAAGATTCTATTTTTGTTCGAAAATCTTTACCACTTTATGTACAATTATTGCAAACTGCAAAAAGAACTAATGATTACACAAAAGCAGACCAAATTTTAGAAGGTATTAAAAAATATCAAAAGCAATTTGGCGCAGAAGTATACCCTACAGACAAACAAATAGCACTAGAAATAGCCTATAATAAATATAATGTATTTACAAAATTAGTTCGTTATTATGGTTTTGCAAGTTTGTTATTAATTGTTTTTGTAATTACACAAATATTCAGCACCAAAAAATGGATACATTATGTGGTAAAAACGCTCATTGGTTTAGTCATTGGGCTTTTTATTTTACATACTTTAGGGTTAATTAGCAGATGGTATATTAGTGGCAATGCACCTTGGAGTAATGCTTACGAATCTATTATTTATGTGGGTTGGGCTACCATGCTATTTGGTTTTTACCTGGGTAGAAAATCTGCGTTAACCATTGCTGCTACTACGTTTGTAACCTCCATAATTTTGTTTACGGCAAGTATGAATTGGTTAGATCCAGAGATTGCCAACTTACAACCTGTTTTAAACTCATGGTGGTTAATGGTGCACGTTTCTATTATTGTAGCCAGTTACGGCCCGTTAACCTTAGGAATGATTCTTGGTATTTTTGCACTTTTCTTAATCCTATTTACTACTGAAAAGAACAAAAATAAAATGGATATCAACATTAAAGAAATCACCATAATTAATGAAATGGCAGTTACTGTTGGTCTCGTAATGCTTACCATCGGTAACTTTTTAGGAGGTATGTGGGCCAATGAAAGTTGGGGACGTTATTGGGGATGGGATCCTAAAGAAACTTGGGCATTAATCTCTATTATGATTTATGCTTTTGTATTGCATATGCGCTTAATTCCTGGTTTACGTGGACGATATACCTTTAACCTATGGACCATCATTGCCTATTTTTCAATTATGATGACGTATTTCGGAGTTAATTTCTACTTATCAGGATTGCATTCTTATGCCAGCGGAGATAAAGTAATTACGCCATCTGCCGTCTATTATTCTATTGCTTTTGTAGCTATTTTAGGTACCTTTTCTTGGATAAAATTTAAAAAATATTATAAAAAGTAA
- a CDS encoding DUF2892 domain-containing protein: MFHKNIKLILAGLITVWAVYQFSQGNIMNGISILLLAGIFVLLYFKNEFILLAFLQLRKQNFDGAKKWLSYIKKPEDALIVKQQGYYNYLHGIMLSQTNMTQAEKFLRKAVRLGLSMDHDLAMAKLQLAGIAMTKRRKREATNLMTEAKKLDKNGMLKEQIQMMKQQMKKI; encoded by the coding sequence ATGTTTCATAAAAATATAAAATTAATTCTAGCAGGCCTAATTACAGTTTGGGCTGTGTATCAATTTAGTCAAGGAAATATTATGAACGGAATTTCCATTTTGCTTTTAGCGGGAATCTTTGTCTTATTATATTTTAAAAATGAATTTATTTTACTTGCTTTTTTACAATTGCGAAAACAAAATTTTGACGGCGCTAAAAAATGGTTATCCTACATAAAAAAACCAGAGGATGCTCTAATTGTAAAGCAACAAGGGTATTATAATTATTTACACGGAATTATGTTAAGTCAGACAAACATGACGCAAGCTGAAAAGTTTTTGCGCAAGGCAGTACGATTAGGACTTTCTATGGATCATGATTTGGCAATGGCAAAATTACAATTGGCAGGAATTGCCATGACCAAAAGACGCAAGCGTGAAGCTACTAATTTAATGACAGAAGCAAAAAAACTAGATAAAAATGGCATGCTAAAAGAACAAATTCAAATGATGAAACAGCAGATGAAAAAAATCTAG
- a CDS encoding LysM peptidoglycan-binding domain-containing protein → MKHLKFFIFLCILTFTVSCGQQKRYIQYKVEQGDTMRKIAKKLDMNTPDLIRLNPDVSGDPIPNSFIVVPQNKLKNYRDKGTNKTKVTVLDSVSDSNELDESERLLEELKEKFVVYEVKKGDTFYGLNKKLGVSRGELLLLNPELSLGLKLGMILKIKKIPAKISTDELFYSDYIAPNTNLKAALLLPFKTYKYSSDTLTLKEIFTRNATLVNIATDFYLGAELAIDSLRKQGVSIELNVFDTGDRNTNDIMNIVSENDLNNNDVVIGPLYSEELKTVAANVTIPVVFPVYSKSQSEFSASNIVKTSPDKKVFREELERYINENFGSGNVIIVSDDQSENIQTSKLIKKALEAKIEADTIVKTVHVLSPEEGYIEKDRFLKILTPNTKNWVVIATDNNVIVSDVINSLISLPEETSVKVFTFDKGAIYDKIDNRKLAKIGFTYVSNDFVDETALNSRVFRKQYLKRNKALPSFYATKGFDITYDVLIRLASGNDLKSTLNEGMSMRVETKFDYRNSERISENKGLFIVQYNEDLSLTKLK, encoded by the coding sequence ATGAAGCATTTAAAATTTTTTATTTTTCTGTGTATTTTAACGTTCACAGTTTCTTGTGGTCAACAAAAAAGATATATTCAATATAAGGTAGAGCAAGGAGATACAATGCGTAAAATTGCTAAAAAGTTAGACATGAATACGCCTGATTTAATTCGTTTGAATCCTGATGTTTCAGGGGATCCAATACCAAATTCTTTTATTGTTGTTCCTCAAAACAAACTCAAAAATTATAGAGATAAGGGTACCAATAAAACCAAAGTAACTGTTTTAGACTCAGTTTCCGATAGCAATGAATTAGATGAGTCAGAGCGTCTTTTAGAGGAGTTAAAAGAAAAGTTTGTTGTGTACGAAGTTAAAAAAGGAGATACTTTTTATGGTCTGAATAAAAAACTTGGAGTTTCTAGAGGAGAATTATTACTCTTAAATCCTGAATTATCACTAGGTTTAAAATTAGGAATGATTTTAAAAATTAAGAAAATTCCTGCTAAAATTAGCACCGATGAACTTTTTTATAGTGATTATATTGCCCCAAATACAAACTTAAAAGCAGCTTTATTATTGCCTTTTAAAACCTATAAATATAGCAGTGATACGCTTACTTTAAAAGAAATTTTTACAAGAAATGCTACTTTGGTGAATATTGCAACAGATTTCTATTTAGGGGCAGAATTAGCGATAGATTCCCTACGAAAACAGGGGGTGTCTATCGAATTGAATGTTTTTGATACTGGAGATAGAAATACAAATGATATTATGAATATTGTTTCAGAAAATGATTTAAACAATAACGATGTTGTTATTGGACCCTTGTATTCAGAGGAATTAAAGACGGTAGCGGCAAACGTTACTATTCCGGTTGTTTTCCCTGTGTATTCTAAAAGTCAATCTGAATTTTCAGCTTCAAATATTGTAAAGACTTCACCAGATAAAAAAGTTTTTAGAGAAGAGCTAGAAAGATATATCAATGAGAATTTTGGAAGTGGCAACGTGATCATTGTGAGTGATGATCAATCAGAAAATATACAAACGAGCAAACTTATAAAAAAGGCTTTAGAGGCAAAAATAGAGGCAGATACAATTGTAAAGACAGTGCACGTTTTATCACCGGAAGAAGGGTATATAGAGAAAGATCGATTTTTAAAAATTCTAACACCAAATACCAAAAATTGGGTAGTGATTGCAACGGATAATAATGTAATTGTCTCTGATGTAATCAATAGTTTAATTAGTTTGCCAGAAGAAACTTCTGTAAAAGTTTTTACTTTTGATAAAGGGGCCATCTATGATAAAATAGACAATAGAAAGCTGGCTAAAATAGGTTTTACCTATGTAAGCAACGATTTTGTGGATGAGACTGCTTTAAACTCGAGAGTTTTTAGAAAACAATACCTAAAAAGAAACAAAGCTTTACCGTCATTTTACGCAACAAAAGGATTTGATATTACCTATGATGTTTTAATAAGATTGGCTTCGGGCAATGATTTGAAATCCACTTTAAATGAAGGGATGTCTATGCGGGTAGAAACAAAATTTGATTATAGAAATAGTGAGCGTATTTCCGAAAATAAAGGGTTATTTATTGTACAATATAACGAAGATTTATCGTTAACAAAGTTAAAATAA